The proteins below come from a single Ictalurus punctatus breed USDA103 chromosome 24, Coco_2.0, whole genome shotgun sequence genomic window:
- the LOC128629030 gene encoding E3 ubiquitin-protein ligase TRIM35-like — MASKFSEEEFSCPVCCEIFTDPVLLRCSHSVCKVCLQKFWETKGSRECPVCRRKLSMEDPPTNLALKNLCETFLQERSPRSSSASETVCSLHREKLKLFCLDDQQPVCWVCRDSKIHTNHKFCPIDEALTDCKEELKTALKPLQEKLKIFKDCKLHWSQTAEHIKIQAQHTERQIKEEFEKLHQVLRDEEAARIAALRAEEEQKSQMMKEKIEKLSRDISSLSDTIRGVEEEMRAEDVSFLQNYEATVRRAQCTLQHPEELSGTLIHVAKHLDNLKFRVWEKMQDAVQYTPVTLDPNTAHPLLIVSDDLTSVRRSGEKQKLPDNPERFDVCCCILGSEVFNSGTHCWDVEVGDCTLWYVGVMTESAQRKGKIFSRSGIWYVWYYGGKYGTCSTPQSPTLLSVTQNLQRIRVQLDWNRGKLSFSDPLTNTRIHTFTHTFTDKLLPFIRVTCNKSPVKILPLQCSVRVNQIS; from the exons ATGGCTTCTAAGTTTTCAGAGGAGGAGTTCTCTTGTCCTGTGTGCTGTGAAATCTTCACGGATCCTGTTCTCCTGCGCtgcagtcacagtgtgtgtaaagtgtgtttgCAGAAGTTCTGGGAGACCAAAGGATCCAGAGAATGTCCTGTTTGTAGGAGGAAGTTGTCTATGGAGGATCCTCCCACAAATCTGGCCTTAAAGAACCTGTGTGAGACTTTCTTACAGGAGAGAAGTCCGAGATCTTCATCAGCGTCTGAAACAGTCTGCAGTCTGCACCGTGAGAAACTCAAACTCTTCTGTCTGGATGATCAACAGCCGGTGTGTTGGGTGTGTCGGGATTCAAAAATACACACCAACCATAAATTCTGCCCCATTGATGAGGCATTAACAGACTGTAAG GAGGAGCTGAAAACTGCTCTGAAGCCCCtacaggagaaactgaagatcTTTAAAGACTGTAAACTGCACTGGAGTCAGACTGCAGAACATATAAAG ATTCAGGCCCAACACACAGAGCGGCAGATTAAGGAGGAGTTTGAGAAGCTTCACCAGGTTCTACGAGATGAAGAGGCAGCCAGGATAGCTGCACTGAGAGCGGAAGAGGAGCAGAAGAGTCAgatgatgaaggagaagatTGAGAAGCTGAGCAGAGACATATCATCTCTTTCAGACACAATCAGAGGCGtagaagaggagatgagagccGAAGACGTCTCGTTCTTACAA AACTACGAGGCCACAGTGAGAAG AGCTCAGTGCACACTGCAGCATCCAGAGGAGCTTTCAGGAACACTGATCCATGTGGCAAAACATCTGGACAACCTGAAGTTCAGAGTCTGGGAGAAGATGCAGGACGCGGTCCAATACA caccTGTAACTCTGGACCCCAACACTGCTCACCCTCTCCTCATTGTATCTGATGATCTGACCAGTGTGAGACGCAGTGGTGAGAAACAGAAGCTTCCTGAtaatccagagagatttgatgTTTGTTGCTGTATCCTGGGCTCTGAGGTCTTTAACTCAGGGACACACTGCTGGGACGTTGAAGTAGGAGACTGTACACTGTGGTATGTGGGTGTGATGACAGAATCTGCTCAGAGGAAGGGAAAGATATTCTCCAGAAGTGGAATCTGGTATGTGTGGTATTATGGTGGTAAATATGGAACATGTTCTACACCACAGTCACCCACTCTCCTCTCAGTAACACAGAATCTCCAGAGGATCAGAGTGCAGCTGGACTggaacagaggaaagctgtcgTTCTCTGACCCTCTCACtaacacacgcatacacactttcacacacacatttactgatAAATTACTGCCATTTATAAGAGTTACTTGTAATAAATCTCCTGTAAAGATCCTCCCACTTCAGTGCTCTGTAAGAGTGAATCAGATCAGTTAG
- the LOC128629037 gene encoding transmembrane protein 59-like: MFQSEPEIEYYLPELQAPHTSVANKPWTEGNPQTQRLQSGERLHGERNELKAESKGKHSSQHVEDTVAEHDFLGCMSRRSGLPRWILATCLLLSIMVMLWLSCASLVTAPEQHVKTQLSINGDKEFLDYMPKVNPYHLTSVIAVAVGHHDEEKEAGPLPVKVDLNKTSL, translated from the exons ATGTTTCAGAGCGAGCCAGAGATTGAGTATTATTTACCTGAGTTGCAAGCCCCACACACCAGTGTTGCAAACAAACCTTGGACTGAAGGAAATCCTCAGACACAGAGGCTACAATCTG GAGAGCGATTGcatggagagagaaatgagCTTAAAGCTGAGAGCAAGGGAAAACACAGCAGTCAGCATGTTGAGGACACGGTTGCAGAGCACGACTTCCTGGGCTGCATGTCAAG GCGTTCAGGTCTGCCACGTTGGATCTTGGCTACATGTCTCCTGTTGTCAATCATGGTGATGCTGTGGCTGAGCTGTGCCAGCCTGGTAACAGCACCTGAGCAACATGTAAAGACTCAG TTGAGCATCAATGGAGATAAGGAGTTCCTAGACTACATGCCAAAAGTCAACCCCTACCATCTGACTTCAGTGATTGCTGTAGCAGTTGGTCATcatgatgaagaaaaagagGCAGGGCCTCTGCCAGTCAAAGTTGACCTGAACAAAACCTCACTATAA